The Candidatus Koribacter versatilis Ellin345 genome has a segment encoding these proteins:
- a CDS encoding VOC family protein — protein sequence MSRPVTSAISPCFIVTDVPRSIAFYRDKLGFETTFQQPDDDPFFAILVRDGAQLFIKAEGGIAPIPNSQRHRHLRLDAFIYAPDPDALAADFLAHGATFSSPLQDTHDGLRGFEVTDPDGYVLFFGRPR from the coding sequence ATGTCTCGCCCCGTCACCAGCGCCATCTCCCCATGCTTCATCGTCACGGACGTCCCGCGCAGCATCGCGTTCTATCGCGACAAGCTCGGCTTCGAAACAACTTTCCAGCAGCCCGACGACGACCCGTTCTTTGCAATCCTCGTCCGCGACGGCGCTCAGCTCTTCATTAAAGCCGAGGGCGGCATCGCACCGATCCCCAACTCCCAGCGCCATCGCCACCTGCGCCTCGACGCCTTCATCTACGCCCCCGACCCCGATGCCCTCGCCGCCGATTTCCTCGCCCACGGCGCCACCTTCAGCTCGCCTCTCCAGGACACCCACGACGGCCTTCGTGGCTTCGAAGTCACCGACCCCGACGGCTACGTCCTCTTCTTCGGCCGCCCACGGTAA
- a CDS encoding ADOP family duplicated permease, whose translation MSFFRDLKIAVRSLARARALWITVALTLALGIGANSAIFSIVRAVLLRPLNNRDEDRLLYVRQSASGLGQTETNWSIPEIDDISKNLKSISEIGTFSQVAFTVVGLGTPREIPAGVVDGHYFETVGLHPVLGRLIGPQDDGQNAAGAVVLTYKFWTGALHSDPGVLGKQLRLESFAGARTGTVVGVLEPSVPYPVETEIIANLVTSPHHLSATMVTGREHRMTEVFARLAPGATLEQARAELQAVHTGMLKAHPEVYRPEHNYQITATRLHDQINSRANTVLWVLFAAAALLFIIACSNVANLVFARTVRREGELAMRTALGASRGQLRRALLAESVVLCFSGVIAAMLVAAPMVSILGRYAARFSVRADGLKLDMSFVWFGIALAIAASIFLAFIPRLPAAQVSRSLSAAGVGTRVTGANGRRLRIFAVTQIAASFLLLAGAGVLMRTLYELESTRPPYNSANVLAVNLPPIAYGRTPEQIQNFDRDVKARVAALPGVESVASGFSTPWRDAQGLSIAFQFAVEGVAKKNGVDDPRAKFRSISPNFFNTLGMPIIEGRDFRDTDKAGAERVVIISQSLAKNLFPGQEAIGREIRWTDSVMKFIGISYEPRRIVGVVPDVDDENIIPAPAMTIYQPVAQEWVAARLFVRAKGDPYSLVPAITRSIHEMDGNQPVERAATLNDIRAEVLTPDRLNAIVFGGFAAIALLISVVGVAGVLAFSVSGRTREFGIRIAMGAQPRDILGGVLREGVIMAGIGVAAGVVVGFAAMKAVLRFVSQLHMPSILTLLAAALVIVAAAVIASAIPAMRAARVNAVEALRSE comes from the coding sequence ATGTCATTCTTTCGCGACCTGAAAATTGCCGTACGTTCGCTGGCGCGGGCGCGCGCCCTCTGGATCACCGTGGCGCTTACGCTGGCGCTGGGCATTGGCGCCAACTCCGCGATTTTCAGCATTGTGCGCGCGGTGTTGCTGCGCCCGCTGAACAATCGCGATGAAGACCGTTTGCTGTACGTGCGGCAGAGCGCCTCCGGCCTCGGTCAAACCGAGACGAACTGGTCCATCCCCGAGATTGATGACATCAGCAAAAACCTCAAGTCGATCTCCGAGATCGGGACGTTCTCCCAGGTGGCCTTTACCGTGGTTGGCCTCGGAACGCCGCGTGAAATCCCTGCTGGCGTGGTGGATGGCCACTACTTTGAAACCGTCGGCTTGCACCCCGTGCTGGGACGCTTGATTGGACCGCAGGATGATGGACAGAATGCGGCCGGCGCAGTCGTGCTCACGTACAAATTCTGGACCGGTGCATTGCACTCTGATCCCGGCGTGCTCGGGAAGCAGCTTCGGTTGGAGAGTTTTGCCGGCGCGCGGACCGGGACCGTTGTAGGTGTGCTCGAGCCGTCGGTGCCGTACCCGGTGGAGACGGAAATCATCGCCAACCTGGTGACGAGCCCACACCATCTCTCGGCGACGATGGTGACCGGCCGCGAGCACCGCATGACCGAAGTCTTCGCGCGACTCGCACCGGGCGCAACCCTTGAACAAGCGCGTGCCGAACTCCAGGCGGTGCACACTGGGATGCTGAAAGCGCATCCGGAGGTCTATCGTCCGGAGCATAACTACCAGATCACCGCGACGCGGCTGCATGACCAGATCAACTCGCGCGCCAACACGGTGCTGTGGGTTCTGTTCGCGGCGGCTGCGCTGCTGTTCATCATCGCGTGCTCGAACGTGGCGAACCTGGTTTTCGCGCGCACGGTCCGGCGCGAGGGCGAGCTTGCCATGCGCACCGCGTTGGGCGCGAGTCGCGGTCAGTTGCGTCGCGCGTTACTGGCGGAGAGCGTGGTGTTGTGCTTCAGCGGGGTGATCGCCGCAATGCTGGTCGCTGCGCCGATGGTCAGCATTCTCGGCCGTTATGCCGCGCGTTTCTCGGTGCGCGCCGACGGCCTCAAACTCGATATGAGTTTCGTGTGGTTCGGGATTGCGCTGGCGATCGCGGCTTCGATTTTCCTCGCGTTCATTCCGCGCCTTCCTGCGGCGCAGGTTTCGCGCAGTCTGAGCGCGGCGGGCGTGGGCACGCGGGTTACGGGCGCCAACGGCCGACGGTTGCGGATTTTTGCGGTGACGCAGATTGCCGCGTCGTTCCTGCTGCTTGCGGGCGCGGGCGTGTTGATGCGGACGCTATATGAACTGGAGAGCACGCGTCCGCCGTACAACTCGGCGAATGTACTTGCGGTGAATCTGCCGCCGATCGCCTACGGACGCACGCCGGAACAGATCCAGAACTTCGATCGCGATGTAAAGGCGCGCGTGGCAGCGCTACCCGGCGTGGAGAGCGTGGCCAGTGGCTTCAGCACCCCGTGGCGCGATGCGCAGGGACTGAGCATTGCGTTCCAGTTTGCGGTAGAAGGTGTGGCGAAGAAGAACGGCGTGGACGATCCGCGCGCCAAGTTCCGCTCGATCTCGCCAAATTTCTTCAATACGCTCGGCATGCCCATTATCGAGGGACGCGATTTCCGCGACACCGACAAAGCCGGTGCGGAACGCGTGGTGATCATCAGCCAGAGCCTGGCGAAAAACCTGTTTCCCGGGCAGGAAGCGATTGGCCGCGAAATCCGCTGGACGGACAGCGTGATGAAGTTCATCGGCATCAGCTACGAGCCGCGGCGCATTGTGGGCGTGGTGCCCGATGTGGACGATGAGAACATCATTCCCGCGCCGGCGATGACGATTTATCAGCCGGTGGCGCAGGAGTGGGTGGCGGCACGTCTGTTCGTGCGTGCTAAGGGCGATCCCTACTCGCTGGTTCCTGCGATCACGCGTTCCATCCACGAGATGGACGGGAACCAGCCGGTGGAGCGGGCGGCGACGCTCAACGATATCCGCGCTGAAGTGCTCACCCCCGACCGTTTGAACGCGATTGTCTTCGGCGGCTTCGCGGCGATCGCGCTGCTGATCTCGGTGGTGGGCGTGGCGGGCGTGCTGGCGTTCTCAGTGAGTGGACGCACCCGCGAATTCGGCATCCGCATTGCGATGGGCGCGCAACCGCGCGACATTCTCGGCGGGGTTCTACGCGAAGGTGTGATTATGGCGGGAATCGGCGTGGCGGCGGGCGTCGTCGTGGGATTCGCCGCGATGAAGGCCGTCCTGCGCTTCGTTTCCCAATTGCACATGCCGAGCATCCTGACGTTGCTCGCGGCGGCGCTGGTGATTGTGGCGGCAGCGGTGATCGCATCGGCAATACCGGCAATGCGCGCGGCGCGAGTGAATGCGGTGGAAGCACTGCGGTCGGAGTAG
- a CDS encoding ferritin-like domain-containing protein: MKSAINRRSFVKKGLVAGAVAAGTEMLGSSTALFADDGDEHGHHLSRGDAALLRFAAAAEILETDFWVQYNELAGVQDGEESSGSGNPLFTAALSVLDSDMAQYVHDNTDDEFTHQKFLNAYLESKGARPISLEHFRTLPGSTATGSSGKMRLTNLMQLTLDTSWWTRYRSSTHNPDLDPNFKFPQAIPTLAVGQHTAIPRTDTDTSDSNFLQAIANTAGFHMPTIEQGGNSLYPSMAQRASSVEVLRILISIGPTETMHFQTWADKAGNALPLTAVDPVTGVSVTFPDLNSPPFGGETFQTNLIMPEPCPFISRNLPPCSIIRPTETRGAATGAVKFLTDMGLFIGQSAEFFALLHQLAKDADNAQRDEGH; the protein is encoded by the coding sequence ATGAAGTCAGCTATCAACCGTCGGTCGTTCGTCAAGAAAGGATTGGTTGCCGGTGCAGTCGCCGCCGGCACCGAAATGCTCGGCAGCAGCACGGCGCTGTTCGCCGACGATGGCGACGAACACGGCCATCACCTGTCGCGAGGCGATGCGGCACTACTGCGCTTCGCCGCCGCCGCCGAAATTCTTGAAACCGATTTTTGGGTCCAATACAACGAACTGGCAGGAGTGCAAGACGGCGAGGAATCGAGTGGCTCCGGGAATCCTTTATTCACAGCGGCCCTCTCGGTGCTCGATTCAGACATGGCGCAGTATGTTCATGACAACACCGACGACGAGTTTACCCACCAGAAGTTTCTGAATGCGTATCTCGAATCGAAGGGCGCGCGGCCCATCAGCCTGGAACACTTCCGCACCCTGCCGGGCAGCACCGCCACCGGCTCCAGCGGAAAGATGCGGCTCACGAACTTAATGCAGCTCACCCTCGACACCAGTTGGTGGACACGTTATCGCAGCAGCACGCACAATCCAGATCTCGACCCGAACTTTAAGTTTCCGCAAGCTATACCGACGCTCGCCGTGGGACAACACACTGCAATCCCCCGCACCGACACCGACACCTCCGACTCCAACTTCCTTCAGGCCATCGCCAACACCGCCGGTTTCCACATGCCGACCATCGAGCAAGGCGGCAACAGCTTGTACCCCTCGATGGCCCAGCGCGCCAGTAGCGTCGAAGTTCTGCGCATTCTCATCAGCATTGGGCCAACCGAAACCATGCACTTCCAGACCTGGGCCGACAAGGCCGGCAACGCCCTGCCCCTTACCGCGGTCGATCCGGTCACCGGCGTCTCAGTCACCTTCCCCGACCTCAACTCTCCCCCGTTTGGTGGCGAAACCTTCCAGACAAACCTCATCATGCCGGAGCCGTGTCCGTTCATCAGCCGCAATCTGCCGCCGTGCTCCATCATTCGTCCCACAGAAACCCGCGGCGCTGCGACCGGTGCGGTGAAGTTCCTCACCGATATGGGCCTCTTCATCGGCCAATCCGCGGAGTTCTTCGCACTCCTGCACCAGTTGGCCAAAGACGCCGACAACGCGCAGCGAGACGAAGGCCACTGA
- a CDS encoding type II toxin-antitoxin system RelE/ParE family toxin, giving the protein MLKFPQPVRHHIGFALYQAQMGGKHIDAKPLRGLSPGVMEVVSDHHGDTFRAVYTVRLANAVYVLHAFQKKSKRGIATPQAEVELIKMRLRRAIEIDKQEER; this is encoded by the coding sequence CTGCTTAAATTCCCGCAGCCGGTTCGCCATCACATCGGTTTCGCGCTGTATCAGGCGCAGATGGGTGGGAAACACATTGACGCGAAGCCATTGAGAGGTCTCTCGCCAGGCGTTATGGAGGTCGTATCGGACCATCACGGCGACACTTTTCGCGCGGTCTACACCGTGCGACTTGCAAATGCCGTCTACGTCCTGCACGCGTTCCAGAAAAAGTCCAAGCGCGGAATTGCAACGCCGCAGGCAGAAGTTGAGCTAATCAAGATGCGCTTACGTCGCGCCATCGAGATCGACAAGCAAGAGGAGAGATAA
- a CDS encoding class I SAM-dependent DNA methyltransferase gives MGSWRSAARSVLRKFRYLFPLLLAAVLVGFFLALFDGAASDVLVALMIVATGLALITGYVARMSAVWPRLHEYQRAQYAEVWDEMAGQPLAAAAAAAAGVSSEAQLRSSGDEVVRRIGEYIPLAKEWDVVEIACGVGRIGRQFAPLCHTWTGCDISQNMLKHARARLAGLENVSLVRLAGDGLAELPSESADVIYCTNALPHFDPVERWRYAQDSFRVLRRGGWLYFDTVALESSEGWQMMANNLGQRRNNVNPPYMPIPSTADELAAFLSHAGFQRIRAEVWESLLIVRGMKI, from the coding sequence ATGGGTTCATGGAGAAGCGCCGCGCGGTCGGTCCTGCGAAAGTTCCGCTACTTGTTTCCCCTGCTGCTGGCAGCAGTTCTGGTGGGGTTCTTTCTCGCGTTGTTCGATGGCGCCGCGTCTGACGTGCTCGTTGCCCTGATGATTGTCGCGACCGGCCTGGCGCTGATTACCGGGTATGTGGCGCGCATGAGCGCGGTATGGCCGCGACTGCACGAGTATCAGCGGGCGCAGTACGCCGAGGTGTGGGACGAGATGGCGGGGCAGCCGCTGGCGGCAGCAGCGGCGGCAGCGGCCGGGGTCTCGAGCGAGGCGCAGCTACGGTCGTCGGGAGACGAGGTGGTGCGCCGGATCGGAGAGTACATCCCACTCGCGAAGGAATGGGATGTGGTGGAGATCGCTTGCGGCGTAGGACGCATCGGGCGGCAGTTCGCGCCACTCTGCCACACGTGGACGGGCTGCGACATTTCGCAGAACATGCTCAAGCATGCGCGCGCGCGATTGGCGGGGTTGGAGAATGTCTCATTGGTGCGCCTTGCCGGAGACGGGCTCGCGGAGTTGCCAAGCGAGTCGGCGGACGTCATCTATTGCACGAACGCGTTGCCGCACTTCGATCCGGTGGAGCGCTGGCGTTATGCGCAAGACAGCTTTCGGGTGCTGCGTCGCGGCGGATGGCTCTACTTTGACACCGTCGCTCTCGAATCGTCTGAGGGCTGGCAAATGATGGCGAATAACCTCGGGCAACGGCGCAACAACGTGAACCCGCCTTACATGCCGATACCGTCCACGGCAGATGAGTTGGCAGCGTTTCTTTCCCATGCTGGATTCCAGAGGATCCGCGCGGAGGTCTGGGAATCGCTGTTAATTGTCAGGGGAATGAAGATCTGA
- a CDS encoding DUF1624 domain-containing protein, whose translation MASADVLRGMVMVLMAIDHVRVYSGVPAGGPTAGVFFTRWVTHFCAPGFAFLAGSGVFLYAQKHSGVSKFLATRGLWLVLLELTVVRVAWTFNFHFLDYDLAGVLWMLGWCMVMMAALVKLPIKVVGAVGLAIICLHNLMDHAMPGIVKSLETNPYAALWKFLYVGFWAGPVQMGAHGPTVYVLYSLIPWIGVMAAGYAFGSVFALTPERRRQVCMMVGLVAIAAFVLLRATHFYGDPRPWQGWQTVHGMPPLLAFLNTTKYPASLCFLLMTLGPAILAIPLFESGSSAFAKVMMVYGRVPFFFYLLHIPLIHALALIVSKIRFGYVDPWLFTNHPMGNPQPPDGYVWSLPLLYLVWAIAVFLLFFACRWYAAVKARHKDGRLRYL comes from the coding sequence GTGGCCTCCGCGGACGTTCTGCGCGGAATGGTGATGGTGCTGATGGCCATCGACCACGTGCGCGTGTATTCCGGCGTTCCTGCCGGCGGACCGACTGCGGGCGTGTTCTTTACGCGATGGGTCACGCATTTCTGTGCGCCCGGGTTTGCATTTCTTGCGGGAAGCGGCGTGTTTCTCTACGCGCAGAAACACAGCGGCGTCTCGAAGTTCCTGGCGACACGCGGGCTGTGGCTGGTGTTGCTGGAACTCACCGTGGTGCGCGTGGCGTGGACGTTCAACTTTCATTTCCTCGACTACGACCTTGCGGGCGTGCTGTGGATGCTCGGCTGGTGCATGGTCATGATGGCCGCGCTCGTCAAGCTTCCGATCAAAGTCGTCGGCGCCGTGGGGCTCGCGATTATTTGCCTGCACAACCTGATGGACCATGCGATGCCGGGGATTGTGAAATCGCTGGAGACGAACCCCTACGCCGCACTCTGGAAATTTCTCTACGTCGGATTTTGGGCAGGGCCGGTGCAGATGGGGGCGCACGGGCCTACGGTGTACGTGCTCTATTCGCTGATCCCGTGGATTGGCGTGATGGCCGCGGGGTATGCGTTTGGATCGGTCTTCGCGCTTACGCCGGAGCGTCGGCGGCAAGTGTGCATGATGGTCGGACTGGTGGCGATCGCGGCGTTTGTTTTACTGCGCGCTACGCACTTCTATGGCGATCCGCGACCGTGGCAAGGGTGGCAGACGGTGCATGGGATGCCGCCGCTGCTGGCTTTCCTGAATACGACGAAGTATCCGGCTTCGCTCTGCTTTTTACTGATGACGCTGGGGCCGGCAATCCTCGCGATTCCGCTCTTTGAAAGTGGCAGCTCTGCATTTGCGAAGGTGATGATGGTATATGGCAGAGTGCCGTTCTTTTTCTACCTGCTGCACATTCCGCTCATTCACGCGCTGGCGCTGATCGTTTCGAAGATACGTTTTGGCTACGTGGACCCGTGGTTGTTCACGAACCATCCGATGGGGAACCCTCAACCACCCGACGGGTATGTGTGGAGTTTGCCGTTGTTGTATTTGGTGTGGGCAATCGCGGTATTCCTGCTCTTCTTCGCGTGCCGATGGTATGCCGCGGTGAAGGCCCGCCATAAAGATGGACGGTTGCGGTATTTGTGA
- a CDS encoding helix-turn-helix domain-containing protein, with translation MAKRNLDYTVSSGNIFADLGLPNSEELLAKAELANKISTLVGKRDLTQAQTAKLLGIDQPKVSALLRGKLSGFSIERLLRFLLLLGHDVKITVQPARGRARVRVA, from the coding sequence ATGGCCAAGCGAAACCTCGACTACACCGTCAGTTCCGGAAACATCTTCGCCGACCTCGGCCTTCCTAACTCCGAAGAACTGCTTGCCAAGGCCGAACTTGCGAACAAGATCTCGACTCTCGTCGGTAAGCGAGATCTCACCCAAGCCCAAACCGCCAAACTTCTTGGCATAGACCAACCGAAAGTCTCCGCCTTGCTCCGAGGCAAGCTCTCCGGCTTTTCCATCGAGCGCCTGCTGCGCTTCCTGCTTTTGCTCGGCCACGACGTAAAGATCACCGTCCAACCCGCGCGCGGCCGCGCCCGTGTACGTGTCGCTTAA